Proteins encoded together in one Anaerotignum propionicum DSM 1682 window:
- the iorA gene encoding indolepyruvate ferredoxin oxidoreductase subunit alpha, which produces MKQLLTGDEAIARGAYEAGVHFASAYPGTPSTEILESISNYKEVCAEWAPNEKVALESAIGASIVGGRALAAMKHVGLNVAADPFFTFAYTGVNGGTVIITADEPGQHSAQNEQDNRNYAKAAKVPMFEPANSQECRDMVIEAYHISEQYDCPVLIRMTTRVCHGKSIVTLGERKEVPIKEYLKDVKKYVCVPANAKGLRRNLEVKLEKLKAFAETTAFNFTEMNDSKIGVITSGACYHYAKEVFEDKASYLKLGFTYPMPDEKIIDFCRKMDTIYIIEENDPYIEERVKILGFNCHGKDLLPKYGEMTPDVIKKAFFNLENSLITYPDGMIVDRPPTLCAGCPHRGFFFELGKRKNVMVSGDIGCYSLGFAKPYNAMDSLICMGGGFSIGHGAQKIFNMKKEEKMRVVSVLGDSTFLHSGITSLMDVVYNNSNTVSVILDNRITGMTGHQENPGTGYNAKGEEASAVDIEGIVRALGIKHIRTVNPNQLKEMDKVLDEFLELDEPSVIITKWPCALKKFSIEDKKEFAGAFTLKMVINEDKCIGCKLCMKCGCPAIRFDSDKKQAAIDGIQCLGCGICNQLCPKNAIEWKEA; this is translated from the coding sequence ATGAAACAGTTATTAACTGGGGATGAGGCAATTGCCCGAGGTGCATATGAAGCAGGTGTCCATTTTGCGTCTGCTTATCCGGGGACACCCTCGACAGAAATTTTGGAGAGTATTTCAAATTATAAGGAAGTTTGTGCTGAATGGGCACCAAATGAAAAAGTGGCACTGGAATCTGCCATTGGTGCTTCTATTGTAGGAGGGAGAGCATTGGCGGCAATGAAGCATGTGGGGCTGAATGTGGCAGCTGATCCTTTCTTTACATTTGCTTATACCGGGGTAAATGGCGGTACAGTTATTATTACCGCAGACGAACCGGGACAGCATTCTGCACAAAATGAACAGGATAACCGTAACTATGCCAAGGCTGCAAAAGTACCTATGTTTGAACCTGCTAATAGCCAAGAATGCAGAGATATGGTCATTGAAGCATATCACATCAGCGAACAGTATGACTGTCCAGTTCTTATCCGTATGACAACAAGGGTTTGTCATGGGAAATCAATTGTGACATTGGGCGAAAGAAAAGAAGTTCCCATCAAAGAATACTTAAAAGATGTAAAAAAATATGTATGTGTTCCTGCAAATGCTAAGGGTCTGCGCAGAAATTTAGAAGTGAAACTAGAAAAATTGAAAGCATTCGCAGAGACAACAGCATTTAACTTTACAGAGATGAATGACTCAAAAATAGGCGTTATTACCTCAGGTGCATGCTATCATTACGCAAAAGAGGTTTTTGAAGATAAGGCATCATACTTAAAATTAGGTTTTACATATCCTATGCCTGACGAAAAAATCATTGATTTCTGCCGCAAAATGGACACGATTTATATCATAGAAGAAAACGATCCCTATATCGAGGAACGAGTAAAGATTCTTGGCTTTAATTGCCATGGTAAGGATTTACTGCCAAAATACGGTGAAATGACCCCTGATGTAATCAAAAAAGCTTTTTTCAATTTAGAAAATTCTTTGATTACCTATCCCGATGGGATGATTGTAGACCGACCTCCCACTCTGTGCGCAGGTTGCCCTCATAGAGGATTTTTCTTTGAACTGGGAAAACGTAAAAATGTTATGGTCTCGGGGGATATCGGGTGCTATTCTCTAGGATTTGCAAAACCATATAATGCAATGGATTCATTAATTTGCATGGGTGGTGGATTTAGTATCGGTCATGGTGCCCAGAAAATCTTCAATATGAAAAAAGAAGAAAAAATGCGTGTGGTATCCGTTTTGGGCGATTCAACATTCTTACATTCGGGTATTACTTCATTAATGGATGTTGTTTATAACAATAGCAATACCGTAAGTGTGATTTTGGATAACCGCATCACAGGTATGACAGGTCATCAGGAAAATCCGGGAACAGGCTATAATGCAAAGGGTGAGGAAGCGTCTGCGGTGGACATAGAAGGCATTGTTCGCGCATTGGGCATTAAACATATTCGCACTGTTAATCCGAATCAGTTAAAAGAAATGGACAAAGTTTTAGATGAATTCTTGGAATTGGATGAACCTTCTGTTATCATTACAAAATGGCCTTGCGCACTTAAAAAATTCTCTATAGAAGATAAAAAAGAATTTGCTGGGGCTTTTACCTTAAAAATGGTGATTAATGAGGATAAATGTATTGGCTGCAAACTATGTATGAAGTGCGGCTGTCCGGCAATTCGTTTTGATAGTGATAAGAAACAGGCTGCAATTGACGGAATTCAGTGCTTAGGCTGTGGCATATGCAACCAGTTGTGTCCGAAGAATGCGATTGAGTGGAAGGAGGCGTGA
- a CDS encoding GntR family transcriptional regulator, with protein MPSIKIQKSTMKDQVYEIIKEMILNQTYQLGEKINIDTLATELNVSNSPIREALTMLEKQGLVEYVPNVGSRIISFSPTAFREICFSLFTVVYGAYELCLSQNKIDIAIEKMRQLLQAQKDIDDHSDMQTSIKYALAFDKSIVYATQNTYLLSIYEQMEDIFFLMALHINQRNEEEHQRNIFEHSMILESIEKNDIAAAKHWFFIHYDKHV; from the coding sequence ATGCCTTCAATAAAAATACAAAAATCAACAATGAAAGACCAAGTATACGAAATAATCAAAGAAATGATTCTGAATCAGACATACCAATTAGGAGAAAAAATCAATATTGACACATTAGCAACTGAATTAAATGTGAGCAATTCCCCCATACGTGAAGCACTCACCATGCTGGAAAAGCAAGGCTTGGTGGAATATGTTCCCAACGTAGGCTCACGCATTATTTCTTTCTCTCCTACTGCTTTTCGTGAAATTTGTTTTTCTTTATTTACCGTTGTTTACGGTGCATATGAGTTATGCTTGTCACAAAATAAAATAGATATTGCTATCGAAAAAATGAGACAGCTTTTGCAAGCGCAAAAAGATATTGATGATCATTCCGATATGCAAACCTCTATCAAATATGCCCTTGCCTTTGACAAAAGCATTGTTTACGCAACACAAAACACCTATCTGCTTTCGATTTATGAACAAATGGAGGATATTTTCTTTTTAATGGCTTTACACATCAATCAAAGAAACGAGGAGGAACATCAAAGAAATATTTTTGAACATTCCATGATTTTAGAAAGTATTGAAAAAAATGATATTGCTGCTGCAAAACATTGGTTCTTTATTCATTATGATAAACATGTATGA
- a CDS encoding NAD(P)H-dependent flavin oxidoreductase, which yields MIKLKGVRIGDLEIKVPIIQGGMGIGISLWRLAGAVAAQGGVGVISAAQPGFLKENFGKEPLKANLEALAENIRKAKEISNGGVIGVNIMRVCRNYDQYVQCCVESGADAIISGAGLPLELPELLKDTKVKFAPIVSSLRAIQLMFKRWDKKFGRVSDFVVIEGPKAGGHLGFTPEEAENLTNEEYDQEVVKIVEYVNSFEEKYGHIPVFFAGGVYDRADIDHYISLGCSGVQMATRFVATEECDAADAYKEAYINAKKEDVMIVKSPVGLPGRAIRNTFTKEREAGRQPVEKCFGCIENCDPATTHYCISRALMEAAVGEKENSLLFCGENVWRVDKITTVKEIFDELNGNS from the coding sequence ATGATTAAACTCAAAGGGGTACGAATTGGTGACTTAGAAATAAAAGTGCCCATTATTCAAGGCGGAATGGGTATTGGTATAAGCCTTTGGCGTTTAGCCGGAGCGGTTGCTGCACAAGGTGGGGTAGGTGTCATTTCAGCGGCACAGCCCGGTTTTTTAAAAGAAAACTTTGGCAAAGAGCCCTTGAAAGCGAACTTAGAGGCATTGGCAGAAAATATAAGAAAGGCCAAAGAAATAAGTAACGGCGGCGTTATTGGTGTCAATATCATGCGTGTATGCAGAAACTATGACCAATATGTACAATGCTGCGTTGAAAGCGGTGCTGATGCTATTATTTCTGGTGCGGGGTTGCCTTTGGAGCTTCCTGAATTACTTAAGGATACAAAGGTGAAGTTTGCACCCATTGTTTCCTCTTTGAGGGCCATTCAATTAATGTTCAAAAGATGGGATAAGAAGTTTGGGCGGGTGTCCGACTTTGTGGTTATAGAGGGGCCAAAAGCAGGTGGTCATTTAGGTTTTACGCCGGAAGAAGCAGAAAATTTGACCAATGAGGAATACGACCAAGAGGTTGTAAAGATTGTTGAATATGTGAATAGCTTTGAAGAAAAATATGGACATATTCCAGTGTTTTTTGCTGGTGGTGTTTATGACAGAGCTGATATTGACCATTATATAAGCTTGGGGTGCAGTGGCGTACAGATGGCAACCCGATTTGTGGCAACGGAAGAGTGTGATGCAGCTGATGCCTACAAAGAAGCATATATTAATGCAAAAAAAGAGGATGTCATGATTGTGAAAAGTCCGGTAGGCTTACCTGGCAGAGCAATTCGCAATACCTTTACAAAGGAAAGAGAAGCAGGACGTCAGCCTGTGGAAAAATGTTTTGGATGCATCGAGAACTGTGATCCGGCAACAACTCATTACTGCATTTCTCGTGCTCTCATGGAAGCAGCAGTAGGAGAAAAAGAGAATTCTCTCCTTTTCTGTGGTGAGAATGTATGGCGGGTGGATAAAATCACAACGGTAAAAGAAATCTTTGATGAATTAAATGGTAATTCTTAA
- the thiC gene encoding phosphomethylpyrimidine synthase ThiC, with translation MMNYNTQMEAAKNGIITPQMELVAKKECREPEFIRQHVAEGKITICANKNHKCLDVNGIGSMLRTKINVNLGVSRDCKDYDIEMKKVMAAVNMGAEAIMDLSSHGDTSGFRRKLTSECPAMIGTVPVYDSVIHYRRDLATLTAKDFIDVVRLHAQDGVDFLTLHCGITRKTIEQIKLHKRKMNIVSRGGSLIFAWMCMTGNENPFYEYYDEILEICREYDVTISLGDACRPGCLADAGDVCQIDELVRLGELTKRAWARDVQVMVEGPGHVPLDQVEANMKIQQTICMGAPFYVLGPIVTDIAPGYDHITAAIGGAVAAMAGAAFLCYVTPAEHLALPNIDDVKQGIIASKIAAHAADIAKKIPNARDIDDKMGDARKKLDWEGQWQCALDPEYAKSIRDERTPEFDDTCSMCGKFCAVRSMNKALNNEYIDIL, from the coding sequence ATTATGAATTATAACACCCAAATGGAAGCAGCAAAAAATGGAATTATTACACCACAAATGGAACTTGTTGCCAAAAAGGAATGCAGAGAGCCAGAGTTTATCAGACAGCATGTGGCAGAAGGTAAAATTACAATTTGTGCAAATAAAAATCATAAGTGCTTAGACGTAAATGGTATTGGCTCTATGCTCAGAACAAAAATAAATGTAAACCTCGGTGTTTCCAGAGATTGTAAGGATTATGATATTGAAATGAAAAAGGTTATGGCAGCTGTCAATATGGGGGCAGAGGCAATTATGGATTTGTCATCTCATGGAGATACATCAGGCTTTAGAAGAAAGCTGACTTCGGAATGCCCTGCCATGATAGGTACAGTGCCTGTATATGATTCTGTAATACACTATCGAAGAGATTTAGCAACTTTAACAGCAAAAGATTTCATAGATGTGGTACGACTTCATGCGCAAGACGGAGTTGACTTTCTAACTTTACATTGTGGAATAACACGCAAAACAATTGAGCAGATAAAATTACACAAAAGAAAAATGAATATTGTTTCAAGAGGTGGTTCGCTGATATTTGCTTGGATGTGTATGACAGGAAATGAAAACCCATTTTACGAGTATTACGATGAAATTCTTGAGATTTGTAGAGAATATGATGTTACGATTTCATTAGGTGACGCTTGCCGCCCAGGTTGTCTTGCAGACGCAGGGGATGTTTGCCAAATAGATGAGCTGGTTCGTTTGGGCGAATTAACAAAAAGGGCGTGGGCAAGGGATGTTCAAGTTATGGTAGAGGGCCCCGGACATGTTCCCCTAGATCAAGTTGAAGCAAATATGAAAATACAACAAACGATTTGTATGGGAGCACCTTTCTATGTGCTTGGCCCTATCGTTACAGATATTGCTCCGGGGTATGACCACATCACTGCGGCAATCGGCGGTGCGGTTGCAGCAATGGCAGGGGCGGCGTTCTTGTGCTATGTGACCCCGGCAGAACATCTTGCACTACCTAATATTGATGATGTGAAGCAAGGGATTATAGCAAGTAAAATTGCGGCACATGCGGCGGATATCGCAAAAAAAATTCCGAATGCAAGAGACATAGATGACAAAATGGGGGATGCAAGAAAAAAATTGGACTGGGAGGGACAATGGCAATGCGCCCTTGATCCGGAATATGCAAAATCTATCCGTGATGAAAGAACACCTGAATTTGATGACACTTGTTCCATGTGCGGTAAGTTTTGTGCTGTTAGAAGTATGAATAAAGCCTTAAATAATGAATATATTGATATTTTGTAA
- a CDS encoding thiamine phosphate synthase, with protein sequence MYDFICVTNRLLCKEEFLHRIEKIASKHPAGIILREKDLSEEEYKQLAKQVLEICAKHQVPCILHSFVDVAMELGAEAIHLPLPMLKEVTETQKVRFKVMGSSCHSLEEALEAQRLGCTYIIAGHIFQTDCKKGLAGRGLHFLEHICNSVSIPVYAIGGIDYHNIYSVYEAGAKGACVMSGLMKCDDVALYLIGFEKADGKYSV encoded by the coding sequence ATGTATGATTTTATTTGTGTTACCAACCGTCTGCTGTGTAAAGAAGAATTTCTGCACCGCATAGAAAAGATTGCCTCCAAACATCCAGCCGGTATTATTCTGCGGGAAAAAGATTTATCAGAAGAAGAATATAAACAGTTGGCAAAACAGGTGTTGGAAATTTGTGCGAAACACCAAGTGCCATGTATTCTACACAGTTTTGTGGATGTGGCCATGGAGCTGGGTGCCGAGGCAATTCATCTGCCGCTGCCTATGCTAAAAGAAGTCACCGAAACACAGAAAGTCCGCTTTAAAGTAATGGGTAGCTCCTGTCATTCGCTAGAGGAGGCCCTGGAGGCTCAGCGCCTTGGGTGTACTTATATTATTGCAGGGCATATCTTTCAAACTGACTGCAAAAAGGGTTTAGCAGGACGAGGGCTCCACTTTTTAGAACATATTTGTAACAGTGTATCCATCCCTGTTTATGCCATTGGAGGGATTGACTATCATAACATTTATTCTGTCTATGAAGCAGGGGCCAAAGGCGCTTGCGTCATGAGCGGCCTGATGAAATGCGATGATGTAGCGTTATATTTAATAGGTTTCGAAAAAGCAGATGGAAAATATAGTGTTTAG
- the thiH gene encoding 2-iminoacetate synthase ThiH → MENQFFVDSEHLSESALEKKHLLETDPSYRKNHMEYLPGMEQIQSDICKDVMTQMHSYDYTQYTAFDVKTALEHETCSLDDFKALLSPAAEPFLEELAQKARLESSKHFGNTVYLFTPLYVANYCENYCVYCGFNCYNHIKRVKLTMEQIEHEMKVIAESGMEEILILTGESRSQSDVAYIGEACKLARKFFRMVGLEIYPVNTDEYRYLHQCGADYVTVFQETYDPEKYETIHLCGHKRVWPYRFDAQERALRGGMRGVGFSALLGLSDFRKDALASALHVYYLQRKYPQAEMSLSCPRLRPIINNDKINPMDVGEKQLCQMICAYRIFLPFVGITVSSRESASFRNGIVKIAATKVSAGVSTGIGDHENKYRGKESDGAQGDEQFEIDDSRSLDQMYQDISEDGLQPVLNDYLYV, encoded by the coding sequence ATGGAAAATCAATTTTTTGTAGATTCAGAGCATTTGTCTGAATCTGCCCTTGAAAAGAAACATTTGTTGGAAACTGATCCATCTTATCGTAAAAACCACATGGAGTATTTACCCGGGATGGAGCAAATTCAGTCCGACATCTGCAAAGATGTTATGACTCAGATGCATTCCTATGATTACACCCAATATACTGCATTTGATGTAAAAACGGCGCTAGAGCATGAGACTTGCTCCCTGGATGATTTCAAGGCTTTGCTATCCCCAGCGGCAGAGCCATTCCTTGAGGAGTTAGCTCAAAAAGCAAGACTGGAAAGCAGCAAGCATTTTGGTAATACAGTGTATCTTTTTACGCCACTTTATGTTGCAAATTATTGCGAGAACTATTGTGTTTATTGCGGTTTCAACTGCTACAATCACATCAAACGAGTAAAATTGACTATGGAGCAGATTGAGCATGAGATGAAGGTGATTGCAGAAAGTGGGATGGAGGAAATTCTGATTCTTACTGGGGAAAGTCGTAGTCAGAGTGATGTGGCCTATATTGGTGAGGCATGCAAATTGGCACGAAAATTTTTCCGTATGGTTGGGCTGGAAATCTATCCCGTTAATACTGACGAATATAGATATCTTCATCAATGTGGCGCTGACTACGTGACTGTGTTTCAGGAAACCTATGACCCAGAGAAATACGAAACCATTCATCTTTGTGGGCATAAGCGTGTTTGGCCATATCGTTTTGATGCCCAAGAACGTGCCCTTAGAGGGGGTATGCGGGGCGTGGGATTCTCTGCTTTGCTGGGTCTTTCGGATTTTAGAAAGGATGCCCTTGCCAGCGCACTTCATGTGTATTATTTACAAAGAAAATATCCTCAGGCAGAGATGTCTCTATCTTGCCCAAGACTTCGACCCATCATCAATAACGATAAGATTAATCCTATGGATGTGGGTGAAAAACAACTCTGTCAAATGATATGTGCATATCGTATTTTTTTGCCTTTCGTGGGAATTACGGTGTCTTCTCGTGAAAGTGCGTCTTTCCGTAATGGTATTGTGAAAATTGCGGCTACTAAAGTTTCAGCCGGTGTCTCAACGGGTATTGGAGACCATGAAAACAAATACAGAGGAAAGGAATCAGATGGGGCACAAGGCGACGAGCAGTTTGAGATTGATGACAGCCGCAGTTTAGATCAAATGTATCAGGATATTTCAGAGGATGGCTTGCAACCCGTTCTGAACGATTATCTTTATGTATGA
- a CDS encoding thiazole synthase produces MQSNDKLTIGGKAFQSRFILGSGKYSLNLIEAAVKDAGAEIITLAVRRANTKEQENILDFIPEGVTLLPNTSGARNAQEAVRIARLARELGCGNFVKIEIMRDSKYLLPDNQETIKATEILAKEGFVVMPYMYPDLNVARDLVNAGAASIMPLGSPIGSNKGLVTKEFIQILIEEIDLPIIVDAGIGRPSQACEAMEMGAAAIMANTALATAGNLPMMASAFRQAIEAGRKAYLSGLGRVLVRGASPSDPLTGFLHN; encoded by the coding sequence ATGCAATCAAACGATAAACTGACCATCGGAGGTAAGGCGTTTCAATCCAGATTCATTCTGGGTTCCGGCAAGTATTCTTTAAATTTAATCGAAGCGGCTGTAAAAGATGCCGGTGCGGAAATCATTACCCTTGCCGTTCGCCGTGCCAACACCAAGGAACAGGAAAATATCTTAGACTTCATTCCGGAGGGCGTTACGCTATTGCCCAATACCTCGGGAGCTAGAAATGCCCAGGAAGCGGTGCGTATTGCCAGACTTGCAAGAGAACTGGGATGTGGAAATTTTGTGAAAATCGAAATTATGCGAGACTCCAAATATCTGTTGCCCGATAATCAGGAGACAATCAAGGCCACAGAGATTCTTGCAAAAGAAGGATTTGTGGTTATGCCTTATATGTATCCGGATTTAAATGTAGCAAGAGATTTGGTGAATGCCGGTGCTGCTTCCATTATGCCCTTGGGTTCGCCCATTGGCTCCAACAAAGGACTTGTAACAAAAGAGTTTATTCAGATTCTAATTGAAGAAATTGACCTTCCCATCATTGTTGACGCTGGCATAGGCAGACCCTCTCAGGCTTGCGAGGCAATGGAAATGGGCGCCGCTGCAATTATGGCGAATACTGCCCTTGCCACAGCGGGTAATCTCCCCATGATGGCATCTGCATTTCGACAGGCAATCGAAGCAGGACGCAAGGCGTATCTCTCCGGTCTTGGCAGAGTCCTTGTACGAGGGGCATCTCCTTCCGATCCACTGACGGGTTTCCTACATAACTAG
- the thiF gene encoding thiamine biosynthesis protein ThiF, whose amino-acid sequence MVELNGIPTKDEMRQALDNRNGRNLQDKFARATVAICGLGGLGSNIAVSLARAGVGKLILIDFDEVDITNLHRQQYKASQIGCFKTKALADNLKEISPYLAITTYTQRIDENNFQELLQGADIICEAFDVAEAKALLVNGVLEKMPEKYLIAASGMAGIDSANNIHTRRVTNCFYLCGDEVSDVADNIGLFSSRVMLCAAHQAHMVLRILGGKFEV is encoded by the coding sequence GTGGTTGAATTGAACGGCATTCCAACAAAGGATGAAATGCGGCAGGCTCTTGATAATCGAAATGGAAGGAACCTGCAGGATAAATTTGCAAGAGCAACCGTTGCAATCTGTGGGCTTGGAGGACTTGGCTCAAATATCGCCGTCTCTCTTGCTCGTGCAGGGGTGGGTAAGCTGATTTTGATTGATTTTGATGAAGTGGATATTACCAACCTTCACCGCCAGCAATATAAAGCATCTCAAATTGGGTGTTTCAAAACCAAAGCCCTTGCTGACAATTTAAAGGAAATTTCGCCGTATCTTGCTATTACAACCTATACCCAACGAATTGACGAAAATAATTTTCAGGAGTTATTGCAGGGGGCAGATATCATTTGCGAAGCCTTTGATGTAGCCGAAGCAAAAGCTCTGTTGGTAAACGGTGTGCTGGAAAAGATGCCGGAGAAATATCTGATTGCAGCTTCCGGAATGGCTGGGATTGATTCAGCAAATAACATTCATACAAGAAGGGTAACAAACTGTTTTTATCTCTGCGGAGATGAAGTCAGCGATGTGGCTGATAATATTGGACTTTTTTCCTCCCGTGTTATGTTATGTGCCGCACATCAGGCTCATATGGTTCTGCGTATTCTTGGAGGAAAATTTGAAGTTTAA
- the thiS gene encoding sulfur carrier protein ThiS: protein MVKINGTFHEVVGKTLMEYLSTTSYDSKRIAVERNGEIVPKGSYGTVELKKGDVIEVVSFVGGG from the coding sequence ATGGTAAAAATCAATGGAACATTCCATGAAGTTGTAGGAAAGACTCTGATGGAGTATTTGTCTACGACAAGCTATGATTCCAAACGGATTGCCGTTGAAAGAAATGGTGAAATCGTTCCCAAAGGGAGTTATGGCACAGTTGAGTTAAAAAAGGGTGATGTGATTGAAGTTGTTAGTTTTGTAGGAGGTGGTTGA
- a CDS encoding biotin transporter BioY has translation MIKKQFSIKSMILCAIFTSLTAIGAFIRIPVPMVPFTLQFLFTMLAGLLLGGKRGSISVLLYIILGLLGLPIFAEGGGLAYILKPSFGYLIGFCVSTLVIGKVGRDSPIPSFKRLLIANFIGLFIVYLFGMAYYWLISTFYLGTGIGLWPLFLYCFLLAVPGDIVLCILAAILAKRLIPVLHNLKLEV, from the coding sequence ATGATAAAAAAACAGTTCTCAATAAAATCTATGATTCTGTGTGCCATTTTCACATCTCTGACTGCCATTGGGGCATTCATACGTATCCCAGTTCCCATGGTACCATTCACGCTACAATTCCTCTTTACAATGCTGGCGGGGCTATTATTAGGGGGAAAACGCGGTTCTATCAGCGTCCTTCTTTACATCATTCTGGGTCTTTTGGGACTGCCCATATTCGCAGAGGGTGGCGGTTTGGCTTATATTCTCAAACCCAGCTTCGGATATTTAATTGGTTTTTGCGTCAGTACGCTTGTTATCGGAAAGGTTGGGAGAGACTCCCCCATCCCTTCGTTTAAAAGGCTGCTTATCGCTAACTTTATAGGTCTTTTTATCGTTTATCTTTTTGGAATGGCTTATTATTGGTTGATAAGCACATTTTATCTAGGTACAGGTATTGGCCTATGGCCTCTGTTTCTATATTGTTTCCTTCTTGCAGTTCCGGGGGACATCGTGCTTTGCATTCTAGCTGCAATATTGGCCAAAAGGCTAATCCCTGTTTTACATAATCTAAAATTGGAGGTATAA
- the bioB gene encoding biotin synthase BioB produces the protein MEYISELKEKVFNNSLITKKEALALYDAPLEELCQAANEIRIHFCGSAFDICTIINGKSGRCSEDCKFCAQSAHYHTKIQSYSMLSTDTLLTEAKYNDINGVLRYSIVTSGKALNDAELDSLCESVHIIGKQTKISVCASLGLLKESQFQKLKEAGVTRIHNNLETSRRYFPNVCSTHSYDEKIASIQAAQRVGLEVCSGGIMGLGETAEDRVDMALTLRELGVNSIPINLLNPIPGTPFENNPPLTNDDMCRIVAVYRFLFPKASIRLAGGRGLLADKGESCFLSGGNAAISGDMLTTAGISISSDMKMLQNLGYKVVRWNG, from the coding sequence ATGGAGTACATTTCAGAATTAAAGGAAAAGGTGTTCAATAACTCTCTCATAACCAAAAAAGAAGCACTGGCTCTCTATGATGCTCCACTGGAAGAGTTGTGCCAAGCCGCAAATGAGATTCGCATTCATTTTTGTGGTTCTGCCTTTGATATTTGCACCATTATCAATGGAAAAAGCGGTCGTTGTTCAGAGGACTGTAAATTTTGCGCCCAGTCCGCCCACTATCACACAAAGATTCAGTCATACTCTATGTTGAGTACAGATACCCTTTTGACTGAGGCAAAATACAATGATATAAACGGAGTTCTGCGATATTCCATCGTTACATCCGGAAAGGCACTGAATGATGCAGAGCTAGATTCCCTGTGCGAAAGCGTGCATATCATTGGAAAACAAACTAAAATTTCCGTCTGCGCCTCTCTTGGGCTTCTCAAGGAAAGCCAATTTCAAAAACTGAAGGAGGCAGGGGTCACACGTATACATAACAATTTGGAGACCTCCCGTAGATATTTTCCAAATGTTTGCTCCACCCATAGTTATGATGAAAAAATCGCCTCTATCCAAGCTGCCCAAAGGGTGGGGCTTGAGGTTTGCAGCGGTGGAATTATGGGTTTGGGCGAAACTGCAGAAGACCGCGTTGATATGGCACTGACTTTGAGGGAACTGGGTGTAAACTCCATTCCCATTAATCTGCTGAACCCAATCCCCGGTACACCCTTTGAAAATAATCCCCCATTAACAAATGACGACATGTGCCGCATTGTTGCAGTTTATCGGTTTTTGTTTCCAAAAGCATCTATTCGCCTTGCCGGTGGACGTGGTCTTTTGGCAGACAAAGGAGAAAGTTGTTTCCTTTCCGGTGGAAACGCTGCCATTTCCGGAGATATGCTGACCACAGCAGGAATTTCAATATCCTCTGATATGAAAATGCTGCAAAACCTTGGATATAAGGTGGTGCGCTGGAATGGGTAA
- the bioD gene encoding dethiobiotin synthase — translation MGKGIFITGTGTDIGKTYVAALLIKKMRDMGMNTGYYKGVLSGAKNISESDAGYVNDLAQIGQEPETLVSYLYKDAVSPHLASKLKGNPVELNQIKRDFIHVSEKYDYVVVEGSGGIVCPIRYDDEAHIFLEDIIKNLELDTLIVANAGLGTINAVVLTVEYMRQKNIGIKGIIMNHYTGTILQKDNIKMIEALTGLTVISLVAPNDEELTIDPTMLSEIFKEK, via the coding sequence ATGGGTAAAGGTATTTTCATTACAGGAACAGGAACAGATATCGGAAAAACCTATGTTGCAGCACTTTTGATTAAAAAAATGCGGGATATGGGTATGAACACTGGCTATTATAAGGGTGTGCTTAGCGGAGCCAAAAACATCTCCGAAAGCGATGCAGGCTATGTCAATGACCTGGCACAAATAGGTCAAGAGCCCGAAACCCTTGTATCCTATTTGTACAAAGATGCTGTTTCTCCCCATCTTGCTTCAAAGCTTAAAGGAAATCCTGTGGAGCTTAATCAGATAAAGAGGGATTTCATTCATGTTAGCGAAAAGTACGATTATGTAGTCGTTGAAGGAAGTGGAGGTATCGTTTGTCCCATCCGTTATGATGATGAGGCACACATTTTTCTAGAAGATATCATCAAAAACCTTGAACTTGACACGCTGATTGTTGCAAATGCGGGACTGGGAACCATCAATGCCGTTGTCCTTACCGTTGAATACATGCGTCAAAAAAATATCGGCATAAAAGGAATTATTATGAATCATTATACCGGCACTATACTACAAAAGGACAACATAAAAATGATTGAAGCACTCACTGGATTGACAGTTATCTCTTTGGTTGCACCAAATGATGAAGAACTGACGATAGATCCAACTATGTTATCCGAAATTTTTAAGGAGAAGTAA